The sequence GCGCTGAGTATGCCGGACGACGATCAGGTGCAGACGGCACTGCAGCATAGTCGCAGGGTGCAGGCCAGTCGCAGCGCATCGCCGCGTATCCACAAGCCGCAAGTGCAGGCGCGGCTGGCTGCGATCGAACCGCGCCATCTCCAGCGCCAGTCACCGTTCAGTGAACGGATCGAGAAGCAGCGTGCGCACCTGGCGTTGCCCGCCTTCCCGACGACCACTATTGGCTCGTTCCCCCAGACGCCGGCTATCCGCCGTGCGCGCCAGGCCTTCCGGCAGGGCAAGCTGGCGGTGAACGACTACACCGCGGCGATGCAAGCCGAAATTCGCCACGCGGTGGCGATACAGGAACAGCTGGGGCTGGATGTACTGGTACATGGCGAGGCTGAGCGCAACGACATGGTCGAGTACTTCGCCGAGCAACTGGACGGATACGTCTTCACCCGTTTTGGCTGGGTGCAGAGCTACGGCTCGCGCTGCGTCAAACCGGCGGTCATCTATGGTGATCTCAGTCGTCCGGCACCGATGACCGTGGAGTGGATACGCTACGCTCAGCAGCAGACCGGGAAGATCGTGAAGGGCATGCTGACCGGGCCGGTGACCATGCTGATGTGGTCCTTCACCCGCGAAGACATCAGCCGCGAACAGCAGGCGCAGCAGCTGGCGCTGGCGATTCGCGACGAGGTCTGCGATCTCGAGGCGGCTGGCACTCGTATCATCCAGATCGACGAAGCGGCGTTCCGCGAAGGCCTGCCGTTGCGCCGGTCGCAATGGCGTCAGTACCTGGATTGGGCGGTCGCGGCGTTCCGCCTGTGTGCCAGCGGCGTACGCGACGAAACGCAGATCCACACGCATATGTGCTACAGCGAGTTCAACGACGTGATCGAGGCGATCGCCGCCATGGATGCCGATGTCATCACCATCGAGACCTCGCGGTCGCAGATGGAGTTGCTCGAGGCCTTCCGCGCCTTCGATTACCCCAACGACATCGGGCCCGGCGTCTACGACATCCATTCGCCGCGGGTGCCCGATACTAGTGAGATGGTTCAATTGCTGGAGCAAGCCTGCGAGCGCATCCCGGCCGAGCGGCTATGGGTCAATCCCGATTGCGGTCTGAAAACCCGCGGCTGGCCGGAAACCGAAGCGGCGCTGGTCAACATGGTCGCTGCCGCCCGGCAGCTTCGCAGCGCCCGGCGAGACCTGGTGGCCTAAGCGATTGCCGAGGGCCTCGTACCGGCAGGCCAGGCCAAGACAGGCGGCCTGCACGGTGCGGGTCGCGCCATTTTTGGCTACTGTAGCGGGCCCCATTCCATGAATCCTCATGAGCCATGACACCCGCCATCGATCTGCTGAAGAAGGCCAAGGCCGAGCACCGCATCCACAGCTACGAACATGACCCCAAGTCCGCCTCCTACGGGCTCGAGGCCGCCGAGAAACTGGGGCTCGAGCCGGCCCGCGTATTCAAGACACTGTTGGCCTGTAGCGAGAAGAACGAGCTGCTGGTCGCGGTGGTGCCGGTCACCGGCAGTCTCGATCTCAAGGCGCTGGCACACGCGGCGAAGGTAAAGAAGGCGGATATGGCAGACCCTGCCGCGGCGCAGCGGGCGACTGGCTATCTGGTCGGCGGGATCAGCCCGTTGGGACAGAAGAAACGGTTGCGCACCTTCATCGACAGTTCAGCGCAGGCCTTGCCGAGCATCTTCGTCAGTGCCGGACGGCGAGGGCTGGAAGTCGAGCTGGCGCCAGAAGTGCTCGCTGAGCACACCGCCGGCAGCTTCGCGTCGATCGGCCGAGGCTGAGCGCCTGACGCGGCGACATGATCAGAGCGGCGGCAGTATCTCGCCGAGATCGGTGGCATTGATGCCGGGGGTGTGGAACTCGTTGTTCACCAGCTGCTGGCCTTCCATCTGCGGCTGGGTCACCCAGGTCAGGATGTCGTAATAGCGGCGGATGTTGGCCACGAAATGGACGGGCTCGCCACCGCGTGCGTAGCCGTAGCGGGTCTGGGTATACCACTGTTTCTGCGACAGGCGCGGCAGCATCTGTTTGACGTCGAGCCACTTGTTCGGGTCCAGTCCTTCGCGCTCGGCCAGCTTGCGCGCATCTTCGAGATGACCACCGCCGATGTTGTAGGCGGCCAGGGCAAACCAGGTACGGTCGGGCTCCTGGATGCTCTCGGGAAGGCTGTCCCGCACCTGGACGATGTATTTTCCGCCGCCCTGGATGCTCTGAGCCGGATCGAGACGATTGGACACGCCCATGGCCTTGGCAGTATTGAGCGTCAGCATCATCAGGCCGCGCACTCCGGTTTTCGAGGTGGCCTCGGGTTGCCAGTGGGATTCCTGGTAACCGATCGCGGCCAGCAGACGCCAGTCGACGCCGTGCGTCTTGGCCGTTTCACGAAAGATCTTTTCGTAACGCGGCAAGCGCTGCTGCAGGTGTTTGGCGAAGGCGTAGGCGCCGACGTAGCCGAGCACGTCGACATGGCCGTAGTAGCGTTCGCGCAGGCGCTGCAGGGTGCCGTTCTCCCGAGCCATGTCGAGGAACTGGTTGGCGGCTTCGATGACGCTGTCGTCTTCGCCCTTGCCGAAGATCCACGCCAGGCTGTTCTGCCCGCCCAGATCGAATGCGGCCCGCGCGTTGGCGAAGTACACCTGATTGAGCGCCAGTTCGTTGGACTCGACCAGCGTCAGGTCGATCTGGCCCTCGTCGACCATGCGCAGCAGGTCGACCACCTCGACCGCGTCGGATTCGTCGTAGCGCAAATCAGGCAGCTCGGCCTGCAGCGCCTGGAGCTGTTCTGCCTGGTTGCTGCCCTTGAGTACCAGAATGCGCTTGCCGACCAGATCCTCGGGCTGGGTCGGGCGGCGCTGGCCGCGGCGATAGACCACCTGAGTGGTTACATCCAGGTAGGGCTTGGTGAAACGCGCCAGGTCCTTGCGGCTTTCGCTGGCGACCAGGCCGGCCGCCGCCAGGGTCGGGCCGCCTGGGCGGTTGAGCCGGGCGAAGATGTCTTCGATGCTGTCTGCGGTCTCGATCTGCAGTTTGACGCCGAGGTGACTGGCGAAACGCTTGACCAGCTCGTATTCGAAACCGGCTTCGCCGTTGCGGTCCTGGAAATAGGTGGACGGACTGTTACGGGTGATCACGCGCAGTACACCTTCCTCCTTGATACGCTCGAGCGCGCTGGGCGGTTCAGCGCAGCTGCCGAGCATCAGGAAGAGTCCGGTCGCCAGCAACCAGGAGGTGCAGCGCTTTCGGAACGCGGATTGGGCAAACATCGGCGCAGTATACGCAAAGGCGAACCGCCACCATATCTCGACAGGATCGACGGACTTTGCTAAGCGAAACGGCGGGGCCGCTGCTCCGTGTTGCGGATCGCCCCGCGCCGGCGTTGGTGACCGCTCTGTTTGACCGCTGTCGGCGACTAACGCGTCGTACCGGCCGCCAGGCTTGCCGGGCATCCATGAGCGCGGGAAAATCCCGGCCCCGTTACGGGCCGTCAGGCGCCCCGTGTGGCCATTCATCCCACCGAGAGAGTCCGTTGCATGAGCGTCGCTTGCGTGAAGCCGTGGTTCGTTTATCTGGTGCGTGCCGCCAACGGCGCGCTGTACTGCGGGATAAGCGACGATGCGCAACGTCGTTTCGCCGCGCACCAGAGCGGGCGGGGCGCACGCTTCTTTCATTCGAGCCCGGCGGTCGCACTGGTCTATGTCGAAACCTGCGGCAGTAAAGGTGATGCGTTGCGCCGCGAACGGGCGATCAAGCAGATGAACAAACCCGCCAAGGAGGCCCTAGTGTCGGCTCAGCGCAGCGATTCGGTGAATGGTCAGGCAATCAGCTGAACGGGTAGGCCGCTTTCTCCGTCGCGAGTAAGCTTCCGATCTCCCCACAAGACTGACGGAGCCCGCAATGCACGAAATCATTCTGCACCACTATCCCACCTCGCCATTCGCCGAAAAAGCGCGGCTGATGCTGGGCTTCAAGCAGTTGTCCTGGCGCTCGGTGGCCATTCCGCCCGTCATGCCGAAACCGGACCTCACCGCGCTGACCGGCGGCTATCGGCGCACCCCGGTATTGCAGATCGGCGCGGACGTATATTGCGACACCGCGCTGATGGCCCGTCGGTTGGAGGCTGAGAAAAGCACGCCGGCATTGTTCCCGGAAGGGCAGGAGTTCGTCGCCGCGACGCTGGCTCAATGGGCCGACTCGGTGCTGTTCCTGCACGCGGTCAGCTTGGTATTCCAGCCCGAGTCCATGGCCGTGCGCTTCGCTCAGGTGCCCAAAGAATTCGTCCAGGTATTCAGCAAGGACCGCACCGAGCTGTTCAGCAGCGGCTCGGTGACACGCATTCCGCTGGAGCAGGCCAAGAACCACTGGCCGGTATTGATGGCGCGTCTGCAGCAACAACTGGCGCGCGGAAACGGCGAATTCCTGCTGGGGAGCGCACCTTGCATCGCTGACTTCGCCGTAGCGCATTGCCTGTGGTTTCTCAAGGGCACGCCGGTCACCGCACCGTTGGTCGACGATTACCCAGAAGTGGCGGCGTGGCTGGGCAAGGTCCTCGGCGTCGGGCATGGCTCGCATAGCGAACTGTCCGCAGAAGACGCCCTGACGTGCTCCCGTGAGGCGACGCCGGCCCCGTTGCCGGACGAAGCCTTCTTCGAGCCCAACGGTTTCCAGGCCGGCCAGTCGGTCACCGTCTGCGCGGTGGATTACGGAACGGATCCGGTGGCTGGCGAGCTGGTGTTCGCCGGTGTTGAAGAGTTGATCCTGCGCCGTGAGGACGAGCGTGCCGGAGTGGTGCACGTGCACTTCCCGCGAATCGGCTATCGCATCGAGGCGAACTGATACCCGGATCCGCGGCGTGGTGGCACGCCGCGGACTCAGGTCTGTCTGTTTACAGCGCGATGAACAGCAGCGTCACGCCCAGCAGCAGTCGGTAGATCACGAAAGGCAGCATGCCCAGCGCATCCAGCGCTTTGAGGAACAGCTTGATGCAGAGGAAGGCCGCGACGAAGGACAGCGCCGCGCCGATGAAAATGTCATTCCACTGCGCCGCCTCTCCCGATTGCACTAGTTCGACGGCTTTCAACCCACCCGCCGCGAGAATTAGCGGTATCGACAGCAGGAAGGAGAAGCGCGCGGCGGTCTGCCGGGTAAAACCCAGCAGCAGCGCGGCGGTCATGGTGATGCCCGAGCGCGACGTGCCGGGAATCAGCGCCAGCGCCTGGGCGAAGCCGATGATCAGTGCGCTTTTCCAGGTCAGTTGATCCATTTCGGCAACCCGCCGTCCCTTGACGTCCGCATACCAGAGCAGCAGGCCAAAGATGAGGGTGGTGGCGGCGATGAACAGCATCGAGCGGGTGTATTGCTCGATGTAGTCCTCGAGCAGCAGTCCGAGGGTCGCGGCCGGTAGTGTGCCGATGATGATCGCCCAGCCCAGACGGCTTTCGGCGCTGGCCTGCCGGGTGAATACATGCGCCAGCCAACCCCGAGCGGTGGCGATGACTTCATGACGGAAGCAGATCAGTACGGCCAGCAGCGTACCGACGTGCACCGCGACATCGAATGCCTGCCCCTGATCGGGCCAACCCAGCACCTGGGAGGGCAGGATCAGATGAGCGGAAGAGGAAATGGGGAGAAACTCGGTGATGCCCTGAACCAGGGACAGAATAATCAGGTGCAGCCAATCCATTGTGAATCCTTAACCAGAACGGGTCTTGCGCGGGCGCGGCGGTGATAGAGCAGCCATGAGACTCGCCAACCGGCATTTCATTTCATCGGCGATGGGCAAATTTCGTTCTGCTTGGGCGCTGTGCCCGCATTGGCAGGACGTCATGCGCCGTCACGACACGAACACCGTCTCGACGAAGCGCCCCTTGCGCCATATGCCCCAAGGTTGCTGCAGAAACGCGCCTGCCGCGGTTCAGTCCTTGCGGCGCTTGAGCTGGTCTGTCAACTGGGTCGGCAACTGGCGGATGATCAGCATGTTGCGCGCTTCGTCGTATTCGATCTTCGAGCCCAGCAGGTGGGATTCGAAGCTGATCGACAGGCCCTCGGCGCGCCCGGTGAAGCGCTGAAACTGGTTGAGGGTGCGCTTGTCGGCCGGAATCTCCGGTGAGAGGCCATAGTCCTTGTTGCGAATATGGTCGTAGAAAGCGCGCGGATGCTCCTCGTCGATGACCCCGGACAGCTCCTCCAGCGACATCGGCTCGCCGATCTTGGCCTGGCTGCTGGCGTAACCGACCAGGGCGCTGGTTTTCTCGCGTGCCTTCTCTTCCGGCAGGTCCTCGCTTTCGACGTAATCGCTGAACGCCTTGAGCAGCGTGCGCGTCTCGCCGGGGCCGTCGACGCCTTCCTGGCAGCCGATGAAATCGCGGAAATACTCCGAGACCTTCTTGCCGTTCTTGCCCTTGATGAAGGAAATGTACTGCTTGGATTGCCGGTTGTTCTTCCACTCGGACAGGTTGATTCGCGTGGCGAGGTGCAGTTGCCCGAGATCGAGGTGCTTGGCCTCGGCCACATCCAGCGAATCGGTGACCGTCACACCATTGCTGTGGTGCAGCAAGGCGATGGCCAGATAGTCGGTCATGCCCTGCTGGTAGTGCGCGAACAGCACGTGCCCGCCGGTGGAGAGGTTGGATTCTTCCATCAGCTTCTGCAGGTGCTCCACCGCCTGTCGGCTGAACGCGGTGAAATCCTGATTGCCCTCCATGTACTGGCTCAGCCAGCCACTGAACGGATAGGCCCCCGACTCCTCGTGAAAGTAGCCCCAGGCCTTGCCCTGCTTGGCGTTGTAGCTCTCGTTGAGATCGGCCAGCAGATTCTCGATGGCCTGGGATTCGCCCAGCTCCGAATCGCGGGCGTGGAGCACGGCCGGGGTGCCGTCCGGCTTTTTTTCGATCAGGTGAACAATGCAGTGGCGGATGGGCATGGGTTACTCGCATCGGGTGAGGCAGACGGGCGGCAGTTTACCCGAGCCGTCATGTCCGTCGCAGAGCAAAAAAGTGGATGCGGGTGAGTGGGGGGATGCGAGTAAGATGGATCCCCCCTCATTTTTGCTAAGTGTGTCGGCGATGAATGCGATATGGCGCAACAGTGTCTGGATTCTGTTGGGTGGCTCTCTGATCCTGGCCGTTTCCCTGGGTACGCGACATGGCTTCGGCCTCTTCCTGCCGCCGATGAGTGCGGAGTTCGGCTGGGGGCGTGAGGTGTTCGCGTTCGCCATCGCGCTGCAGAACCTGATCTGGGGGCTGGCGCAGCCGGTCACCGGTGCACTGGCCGATCGCTTCGGCGTCGCGCGAACTGTGCTGATCGGCGGTGTGCTCTATGCCGTGGGCCTGCTGCTCATGGCAGGTGCGGATTCGCCGCTGTCGCTCTCGCTGAGCGCCGGTCTGCTGATCGGCTTGGGGCTTTCCGGTACCTCGTTCTCGGTGATCCTCGGTGCCGTCGGGCGTGCCGTACCGGCGGAAAAGCGCAGCATGGCGATGGGTATAGCCAGCGCCGCGGGCTCGTTCGGGCAGTTCGCCATGTTGCCCGGCACGCTTGGTCTGATCGGTTGGCTGGGCTGGTCTTCAGCCCTGCTGGCGTTGGGGCTTCTGGTCGCGCTGATCATGCCGCTGGCGCTGATGCTGCGTAGCGGCCCGGCGGCTCCGG comes from Stutzerimonas stutzeri and encodes:
- the yejK gene encoding nucleoid-associated protein YejK, producing MPIRHCIVHLIEKKPDGTPAVLHARDSELGESQAIENLLADLNESYNAKQGKAWGYFHEESGAYPFSGWLSQYMEGNQDFTAFSRQAVEHLQKLMEESNLSTGGHVLFAHYQQGMTDYLAIALLHHSNGVTVTDSLDVAEAKHLDLGQLHLATRINLSEWKNNRQSKQYISFIKGKNGKKVSEYFRDFIGCQEGVDGPGETRTLLKAFSDYVESEDLPEEKAREKTSALVGYASSQAKIGEPMSLEELSGVIDEEHPRAFYDHIRNKDYGLSPEIPADKRTLNQFQRFTGRAEGLSISFESHLLGSKIEYDEARNMLIIRQLPTQLTDQLKRRKD
- a CDS encoding undecaprenyl-diphosphate phosphatase — protein: MDWLHLIILSLVQGITEFLPISSSAHLILPSQVLGWPDQGQAFDVAVHVGTLLAVLICFRHEVIATARGWLAHVFTRQASAESRLGWAIIIGTLPAATLGLLLEDYIEQYTRSMLFIAATTLIFGLLLWYADVKGRRVAEMDQLTWKSALIIGFAQALALIPGTSRSGITMTAALLLGFTRQTAARFSFLLSIPLILAAGGLKAVELVQSGEAAQWNDIFIGAALSFVAAFLCIKLFLKALDALGMLPFVIYRLLLGVTLLFIAL
- a CDS encoding GIY-YIG nuclease family protein; amino-acid sequence: MSVACVKPWFVYLVRAANGALYCGISDDAQRRFAAHQSGRGARFFHSSPAVALVYVETCGSKGDALRRERAIKQMNKPAKEALVSAQRSDSVNGQAIS
- the mltF gene encoding membrane-bound lytic murein transglycosylase MltF, yielding MFAQSAFRKRCTSWLLATGLFLMLGSCAEPPSALERIKEEGVLRVITRNSPSTYFQDRNGEAGFEYELVKRFASHLGVKLQIETADSIEDIFARLNRPGGPTLAAAGLVASESRKDLARFTKPYLDVTTQVVYRRGQRRPTQPEDLVGKRILVLKGSNQAEQLQALQAELPDLRYDESDAVEVVDLLRMVDEGQIDLTLVESNELALNQVYFANARAAFDLGGQNSLAWIFGKGEDDSVIEAANQFLDMARENGTLQRLRERYYGHVDVLGYVGAYAFAKHLQQRLPRYEKIFRETAKTHGVDWRLLAAIGYQESHWQPEATSKTGVRGLMMLTLNTAKAMGVSNRLDPAQSIQGGGKYIVQVRDSLPESIQEPDRTWFALAAYNIGGGHLEDARKLAEREGLDPNKWLDVKQMLPRLSQKQWYTQTRYGYARGGEPVHFVANIRRYYDILTWVTQPQMEGQQLVNNEFHTPGINATDLGEILPPL
- a CDS encoding glutathione S-transferase family protein, whose protein sequence is MHEIILHHYPTSPFAEKARLMLGFKQLSWRSVAIPPVMPKPDLTALTGGYRRTPVLQIGADVYCDTALMARRLEAEKSTPALFPEGQEFVAATLAQWADSVLFLHAVSLVFQPESMAVRFAQVPKEFVQVFSKDRTELFSSGSVTRIPLEQAKNHWPVLMARLQQQLARGNGEFLLGSAPCIADFAVAHCLWFLKGTPVTAPLVDDYPEVAAWLGKVLGVGHGSHSELSAEDALTCSREATPAPLPDEAFFEPNGFQAGQSVTVCAVDYGTDPVAGELVFAGVEELILRREDERAGVVHVHFPRIGYRIEAN
- the metE gene encoding 5-methyltetrahydropteroyltriglutamate--homocysteine S-methyltransferase encodes the protein MAVAHSLGFPRIGADRELKKSLEAYWKGDLAEDALRRVGTELRAAHWQLQADAGIELLPVGDFAWYDQVLTHSLMFGVVPERFRPADGVPTLDTLFAMARGVTQHCCGGTQAQEMTKWFDTNYHYLVPEFAANQQFKLSWTQLFEEVEEAKALGHAVKPVLIGPLTYLWLGKARGGAFDKLELLERLLPVYGEVLERLAAQGVEWVQIDEPILTLDLPQDWKNAFERAYNLLQRAPLKKLVATYFGGLEDNLGLAAALPVDGLHIDLVRAPEQYPVILDRLPAYKVLSLGLVNGRNVWRCDLDKALEVLRHADERLGERLWVAPSCSLLHTPVDLAREDQLDTELKSWLAFAVQKCAEVSILARALSMPDDDQVQTALQHSRRVQASRSASPRIHKPQVQARLAAIEPRHLQRQSPFSERIEKQRAHLALPAFPTTTIGSFPQTPAIRRARQAFRQGKLAVNDYTAAMQAEIRHAVAIQEQLGLDVLVHGEAERNDMVEYFAEQLDGYVFTRFGWVQSYGSRCVKPAVIYGDLSRPAPMTVEWIRYAQQQTGKIVKGMLTGPVTMLMWSFTREDISREQQAQQLALAIRDEVCDLEAAGTRIIQIDEAAFREGLPLRRSQWRQYLDWAVAAFRLCASGVRDETQIHTHMCYSEFNDVIEAIAAMDADVITIETSRSQMELLEAFRAFDYPNDIGPGVYDIHSPRVPDTSEMVQLLEQACERIPAERLWVNPDCGLKTRGWPETEAALVNMVAAARQLRSARRDLVA
- the ybaK gene encoding Cys-tRNA(Pro) deacylase, with translation MTPAIDLLKKAKAEHRIHSYEHDPKSASYGLEAAEKLGLEPARVFKTLLACSEKNELLVAVVPVTGSLDLKALAHAAKVKKADMADPAAAQRATGYLVGGISPLGQKKRLRTFIDSSAQALPSIFVSAGRRGLEVELAPEVLAEHTAGSFASIGRG